The following coding sequences lie in one Salarias fasciatus chromosome 7 unlocalized genomic scaffold, fSalaFa1.1 super_scaffold_4, whole genome shotgun sequence genomic window:
- the LOC115383130 gene encoding radial spoke head protein 3 homolog B-like yields MEQSLLEVMEEEELASLKAQQRTFEELRNSRLAEVQRLQEQERRHSQERERRIAQQKEVLRKEKETAEKIAARAITQQYLAGLQPAVFSSLRGHGFFYDPVERDVETNFLPWLMAEVNDTLRKRSTARQTLDNLIQDVCRKRVEAFMELEAQQHTDDT; encoded by the exons ATGGAGCAGTCTctgctggaggtgatggaggaggaggagctggccaGTCTGAAGGCCCAGCAGAGGACCTTCGAAGAGCTGCGAAACAGCCGACTGGCGgaggtgcagcggctgcaggagcaggagagacGCCACAGCCAGGAGAGA GAACGTAGGATAGCCCAGCAGAAAGAAGTGctgaggaaagaaaaggagacgGCGGAGAAGATCGCTGCTCGGGCGATCACCCAGCAGTACCTGGCCGGCCTGCAGCCCGCGGTCTTCAGCTCCCTCAGAGGTCACGGCTTCTTCTACGACCCCGTGGAGAGAG ATGTTGAGACTAATTTCTTGCCGTGGCTCATGGCTGAGGTGAACGACACTCTGAGGAAGAGATCTACAGCGAGGCAGACGCTGGACA ATCTCATACAAGACGTCTGCAGGAAAAGAGTGGAGGCCTTCATGGAGCTGGaggcacagcaacacacagacgACACATAA